Proteins from one Synergistaceae bacterium genomic window:
- the tsaD gene encoding tRNA (adenosine(37)-N6)-threonylcarbamoyltransferase complex transferase subunit TsaD gives MSFITLGIETSCDDSGVAIIDGDKKILCELLSSQIRDHSRFGGVIPEFAARKHLENLLPLIDSCLKECNISGKNLNLIAVTRGPGLMGSLIVGVQTAKALSQVWQVPLIGVNHLEGHLFAPLVDSDLEPPFLSLIVSGGHTEIIKVESFGNYELLGETRDDAAGEAYDKAAKILGLPYPGGPEIDRLAKNGNPRAFDFPVPLKNSDKIEFSFSGLKTALLWQVKKFNDSDSMPVNDLCASFQNSIIESLITKLNLAVKLTGINKISASGGVSANSALREALCEQKNFRVWLPEIKRCTDNAVMIAAAGYNNFMRKNFTESEVLPDPSLHNL, from the coding sequence ATGAGCTTTATTACACTGGGAATAGAAACTAGCTGCGATGACTCCGGAGTTGCAATTATAGACGGGGATAAAAAAATTTTATGCGAGCTTTTATCGAGTCAAATTCGTGATCATTCGAGATTCGGCGGGGTAATTCCTGAATTTGCAGCGCGTAAACATTTAGAGAATCTTTTGCCCTTGATAGACTCATGCTTGAAAGAGTGCAATATTTCAGGCAAAAATTTAAATCTTATAGCAGTAACAAGAGGGCCGGGCTTAATGGGTTCGCTAATTGTCGGAGTTCAGACAGCAAAGGCATTATCTCAAGTCTGGCAAGTTCCATTAATAGGCGTTAATCACTTAGAAGGACATTTATTTGCGCCGCTTGTTGACTCGGATTTAGAACCGCCTTTCTTGTCATTAATAGTGTCGGGCGGACATACTGAAATCATAAAAGTAGAATCATTCGGGAATTATGAATTATTAGGGGAGACTCGCGACGATGCAGCAGGAGAAGCATATGACAAAGCCGCGAAAATTTTAGGTCTGCCATATCCCGGAGGCCCTGAAATTGATAGACTCGCTAAAAATGGGAATCCCCGCGCGTTTGACTTCCCTGTGCCGTTAAAGAATTCGGACAAAATAGAATTTAGTTTTAGCGGGCTTAAGACGGCTTTATTATGGCAGGTGAAAAAATTTAATGATTCTGACTCAATGCCGGTTAATGATTTATGCGCTTCGTTTCAGAATTCTATAATAGAATCACTTATTACGAAATTAAATCTTGCTGTGAAATTAACGGGAATTAACAAAATTTCTGCGTCAGGTGGAGTCTCTGCAAATAGTGCTTTACGTGAGGCATTATGCGAACAAAAAAATTTTAGAGTCTGGCTGCCTGAAATTAAACGCTGTACAGATAATGCCGTAATGATTGCTGCTGCTGGATATAATAATTTTATGCGGAAAAATTTTACAGAGTCTGAAGTTTTGCCCGATCCTTCACTACATAATTTATAA